The genomic window ACCACACCGACCACCACCCCGACCCAGGGGCTGGGGGGCGAGTGCGGATGAGCCAGACCCAGACCCCCGAACAGGCCCCGACCGTCGTCGTCTACCACAAGCGCCGCAATGTCGAGCTGTTCATGCTCGTCCTGGCCTGTGCCGTCGGCATCGGCGCCTACTGGATCACCTCGATGAACCTGCTCGGTGAGTCACCCGCCAACCTGCCCTATGTGGCCGGGGTCTGGCTCGGGCTGGCCCTGCTGTGCCACATCGTCGTCCGCTGGCGGCTGCCCTACGCCGACCCGCTGATCCTGCCGTGCGTGTTCTTCCTGAACGGCCTCGGCCTGGTGATGATCCACCGGTTGGATCTGGCCACCAGGTACGCCGACGAACCGGCGAACGACGCGGTGACCCAGCTGATGTGGACCGTGCTGGCGGTCGGCGTGTTGATCTTCGGCATCTTCGTGGTCCGGGACTACCGGCCGCTGCAGCGGTTCACCTACACCTTGGCGCTGTTGGGGATCGGCCTGTTGCTGTTGCCGCTGGTCCCCGGCATCGGCCGCACGATCAACGGCTCCAGCATCTGGATCGGGGTCGGCCCGTTCTCCTTCCAGCCCTCCGAAGTGGCCAAGATCGCCCTGGCGATCGCCTTCTCCTCCTACCTGGTGGAGAAGCGGGACGTGCTGGCGATGGCCGGCGCCCGGATCCTGGGCATCGACCTGCCCCGCCCGCGCGACCTCGGACCGATCCTGATCGTCTGGGGCGTCGCCATGGCGATCCTGGTCTTCCAACGCGATCTGGGTACGTCGCTGCTGTTCTTCGGCCTGTTCGTAATGATGATCTACGTCGCCACCGAACGCCCCGGCTGGGCAGTCCTCGGGTTGTTGATGTTCGCCGGCGGTGGCTTCCTCGGCTACAGCATCTTCGGCCACGTCCGTACCCGCGTGCAGGCCTGGCTGGATCCCTTCGCCGATCCCGAGGCGAACTACCAGGTGATCCAAGGCCTCTTCGGTTTCGCCTGGGGCGGGATGACCGGAACCGGTCTCGGTCTCGGCCAGCCCTGGCGTACCCCGCTGGCGAAGTCGGACTACATCATGGCCTCGATCGGCGAAGAGCTCGGTGTCGCCGGGTTGATGGCAGTGATCATGGTCTACGCGATCCTGGTCGCGCGCGCACTGCGTACCGCCCTGGCCTCGCGCGAACCGTTCGGCAAGCTGCTCGCCGCCGGTCTCGGATTCGTCTGGGCGCTGCAGGTGTTCGCCATCGTCGGCGGCGTCACCAAGCTGTTGCCGTTGACCGGTCTGACCACACCGTTCATGTCCCAGGGTGGCTCGTCGCTGCTGGCGAACTGGACCGTCGCCGGACTGTTGTTGATCATCTCCCATCAGGTCCGACGGCCGGTGATCACCGGACCGGCCCTGGTCGACAACGAGAGCACCCAGGTGATCAACCGACCCAGGGGGGTGCGATGAACCGCCCGATCCGCCGCATCTCGGTCGTCGCCATGGTGATGTTCGCCCTGCTGCTGGGCAATGTCACCTACTCGGCACTGGTGCGCTACAACACCTGGAACGCCGATCCGGCGAACAACCGGGTACGCGATGCCCAGTTCGGCCAGGACCGTGGACCGATCCTGGCAGCCGGTCAGGTGCCGCTGGCCGAGACCGAGCCCAGCGACGGCCGGTTCGACTACCAGCGCGTCTACCCGACCAACCCCGAGCTGTACGCGCCGATCACCGGCTACTACTCCTATTCCTACGGCCGCTCGGCACTGGAGAACTCCTACAACGCCGAGCTTTCCGGCACCGACGATTCGCAGTTCCTGAGCCGGGTGATCGACTCGGTCACCGGGGAGACCCCGACCGGTGCGACCGTCGAGACCACCATCGTCCCCGCCGCCCAGCAGGCCGCCTGGGACGGTCTGGCCGGCCGCAAGGGCGCTGTGGTGGCGATGAACCCGCAGACCGGCGCGATCCTGGCGATGGTGACCACGCCGAGCTACGACCCGAACGAACTGGGCACCCATGACAACGACGACGCCAGCGAGGCCTGGACCAGCCTGAACGACGACGCCGACCGGCCGATGGCCAACCGGGCGGCGCGGGAGATCTACCCGCCCGGCTCGACCTTCAAACTGGTCACCGCCGCCGCCGCCCTGGAGAGCGGTATGAGCCCCGATGACGAGATCGACTCCCCCGAGCAGTACACGCTGCCGCAGACCAACACCCAGTTGGGCAATGAGACCAACTGCGGCGGTGACCGGGTGAGTCTGGACCAGGCACTGCAGGTTTCCTGCAACAC from Naumannella halotolerans includes these protein-coding regions:
- a CDS encoding peptidoglycan D,D-transpeptidase FtsI family protein; the encoded protein is MNRPIRRISVVAMVMFALLLGNVTYSALVRYNTWNADPANNRVRDAQFGQDRGPILAAGQVPLAETEPSDGRFDYQRVYPTNPELYAPITGYYSYSYGRSALENSYNAELSGTDDSQFLSRVIDSVTGETPTGATVETTIVPAAQQAAWDGLAGRKGAVVAMNPQTGAILAMVTTPSYDPNELGTHDNDDASEAWTSLNDDADRPMANRAAREIYPPGSTFKLVTAAAALESGMSPDDEIDSPEQYTLPQTNTQLGNETNCGGDRVSLDQALQVSCNTAFAGLGVDLGAEALQAQADKFGFGTRPLPDLAAVASQFPDDPNGAQTALAAIGQGDVAASPLQMTMVTSGIANGGVVMDPYVVDTVRADDLSVLRQTQPQERSTAMSSENADALAEMMVHVVESGTGVNGQMSGVTVGGKTGTAQTTEERPPYAWFTAFGGEEGNPSVAVTVFIEEADIERSDIAGGRLAAPIARDVMEAVL
- a CDS encoding FtsW/RodA/SpoVE family cell cycle protein, coding for MSQTQTPEQAPTVVVYHKRRNVELFMLVLACAVGIGAYWITSMNLLGESPANLPYVAGVWLGLALLCHIVVRWRLPYADPLILPCVFFLNGLGLVMIHRLDLATRYADEPANDAVTQLMWTVLAVGVLIFGIFVVRDYRPLQRFTYTLALLGIGLLLLPLVPGIGRTINGSSIWIGVGPFSFQPSEVAKIALAIAFSSYLVEKRDVLAMAGARILGIDLPRPRDLGPILIVWGVAMAILVFQRDLGTSLLFFGLFVMMIYVATERPGWAVLGLLMFAGGGFLGYSIFGHVRTRVQAWLDPFADPEANYQVIQGLFGFAWGGMTGTGLGLGQPWRTPLAKSDYIMASIGEELGVAGLMAVIMVYAILVARALRTALASREPFGKLLAAGLGFVWALQVFAIVGGVTKLLPLTGLTTPFMSQGGSSLLANWTVAGLLLIISHQVRRPVITGPALVDNESTQVINRPRGVR